A segment of the Sphingomonas kaistensis genome:
GCAGTAGCCGTTGCGCTTGGGGGTCGAGATGAAGTCCTTGAAGCGACCCGGCACCATCGGCCAGCGGCGCTGGATCAGGCCCAGCGCGCGATAGCATTCGTCGATGTCCTGGACGATCACCCGGAAGGCCATGACGTCGGACAATTGCTCGAAGCTGATGTGGCGCTCGGCCATCTTGCGCCAGATCGAATAGGGGTGCTTCTCGCGGCCCATGACCTCGGCCTCGAGGCCATTGTCGGCGAGGTGCAGTTGCAGGCCGAGGCCGATCCGGCTGACCAGGTCGCCGCCTTCGGAATGAAGCTGGGCGAGGCGGCGCGTGATCGAGGCATAGGCGTCCGGCTCCAGCTGCCGGAAGGCCAGGGTCTGCATCTCGTTCATGATCTCGTACATGCCGATCCGCTCGGCCAGCGGGGCATAGATATCCATCGTCTCGCGGGCGATGCGGCGGCGCTTGTCCTCGTTCTTGATGTGGTGGAGCGTGCGCATGTTGTGCAGCCGGTCGGCCAGCTTCACCAGCAGCACCCGGATGTCGCCGCTCAGCGCGAGCAGGAACTTGCGCAGGTTCTCGGCCGCCCGCTCATTCTCGGACTGGGCCTCGATCTTGCTGAGCTTGGTCACCCCGTCGACCAGCCGGGCGACATTGGCCCCGAACAATCGTTCCACCTCGTCGGGGGTGGCGACGGTATCCTCGATCGTGTCGTGGAGGATTCCGGTGACGATGGTCTCGTCGTCGAGCTTGAGATCGGTCAGGATGCCGGCCACCTCGATCGGGTGGCTGAAATAAGGATCGCCCGAGGCCCGGGTCTGCGAGCCATGCGCCTTCATCGAAAACACGTAGGCGCGGTTGATCAATCCCTCATCGGCATCGGGATCGTAGGAGCGAACCCGCTCGACCAGCTCATATTGGCGCAGCACCTGACCTATGTGGGCCGGGCGAGTGTCCTGTTGCAAGTGCGAAGTGCTGCGACTTTGGTGCAACAGGGGCGCGGTAGAGTTCCCCGATGCTAGTTACATCGCTGATTTTATGCTTTTCTTGCCTCGGCTCAACCAGTGGGGAAGTCGAGTGACGGCGCGTGATGCTGACCTGGTTGCCGCATTTCAGGCGTCTTCGGACGCCTGCCCGATCCCCGAGGCGGTGGCGATCATCGGCGAGCGATGGACCTGCCTGATCATCCGCGCGTCGCTGCTGGGGCTTTGTCATTTCGAGGAATTCCAGGCCTGCCTCGGCATTGCCCGCAATATCCTGTCCGACCGCCTCGGCCGGCTGGTCGCCGCGGGCATCCTCGCGCGGACGCCGGACCCTGCCGATGGACGACGCGTGATCTATGCGCTGACCGAGCGCGGCGCGGCGCTGGTTCCGGTGTTCGTGGCGATGCGCCAGTGGGCGCTTGACGCGGGTCTCGGCAAGCCGGGGCTGCCGACCCTTGCCGACCGCCGGCATCGCCAGCCGGTCGAGGGCGTCGCCATCGTGGCGCACGACGGCCGCTCGCTGGCGATCGACGATCTGATGTGGCTTGGGCCGGACGGCGAAGAGCTGGTGACGCCGGGGGCGTCGCGCGACAGCCGGGCAGTCGCAGCCTAGGCGCGCAGTCCGGAAGGCCACTCCCCGACGCCTGGCGGGGAGTGGATCACCTGCTTATTCGTAATCGCCGCCCGACGGGGTCGGACGCGGCGGCGCAGCGGCGGTGAGGCGGAGCGCTTCGGCCGATTCGCTGAGCGAGGCCAGCTCGTCGGTGGCATCCTCCTCGTCGATCTGGACGCGCTGCAGGCTGGAGATCAGCGACTCGTTCAGCTCCTTGGGGCGAACGGTTTCCTCGGCGATCTCGCGCAGGGCGACGACCGGGTTCTTGTCGCGATCGCGGTCGATGGTGAGGTCGGCGCCGCCCGAGATCTGCCGCGCGCGCTGGGCGGCAAGCAGGACGAGATCAAAGCGGTTCGAAACCTTGTCGACGCAATCTTCGACGGTGACGCGTGCCATCAGGCGTGGCCTTCCATTAGGAGCAAAGCTGAAAAGAGAGGGTCGTGCACCTAGGTGCTGACCGCTTTCGAGTCAAGGAAAGCAGCCAGCCGGCGCATGGCGCATGATGGCATCGACATGCTTGCGCTGACCGCCCGTAGGTTTACCGAGGAGCCATGTCCGACCTCCTCGAGCATCCGGTCGTGACCGCCCCTGCCGTGACGGCCGAGGTGGCGGGAAATCGGCTGACGTTGGTCGAAAGCGGAACCGAGCGGCTGAAGCTGCTGCTGCGGCTGATCGACGGGGCGACCCGGTCGGTGCGGCTGCTGTTCTACATGATGGACGCCGACGCGGTGGGCGAGGCGGTGCGCGACGCGCTGGTCCGGGCCGCGACACGAGGCTGCGCCGTCACCGTCATCCTTGACGGATTCGGGTCGGACATCCCGTCGGACTTCTTCGACCCGCTCAAGCAGGCGGGCGGGTCGAGCTGCCTGTTCAATCCGCGGATCGGGGTCCGCTACCTGCTGCGCAACCACCAGAAGCTGGTGGTGATCGACGACCGGGAGGCGATCACCGGGGGCGCCAACCTGACGGTCGACTATATGAGCGACCAGTCACCCGACCGCTGGCGCGACCTGTGGCTGCATGTCGAGGGACCGGCGGTAAGGGCGGCCGCGCGCTATTATGACGCGCTCCACGGCTGGACCGTGCGCACGGGCCCGAAGCTGCGCGAGCTGCGCCGGCTGCTGCACCGCCACAGCCAGCGCAAGGGCGCGCTGCAGTGGCAATATACCGGCCCGGTCCGGCGCGGCCATCCGTGGACCTTCGGAGTGGCCCGCGACCTGGCTGCGGCCAGCAGCCTCGACATGATCGCGGCCTATTTCTCGCCCCCCTTCGCGATGCTGCGCCGGTTGCGCCGGCTGGGCCGGCGCGGACAGGTGCGGATCATCACGGCCGCGCGATCCGACAACAATGCCACCATCGGGGCCGCGCGCCACACCTATCGCGGGCTGCTGCGCCACGGCGTCCGGATGTTCGAATATCAGCCCGAGAAGCTCCACACCAAGCTGCTGGTGATGGACGACGTGGTGCATATCGGGTCGGCCAATTTCGATTTCCGCAGCCTGTATCTCAACCTCGAGATGATGCTGCGGGTCGAGGATGCCGGCTTCGCCGCGCAGCTTCGCGACTATTTCGAGCGGCAGCTTGCTGAAGCGCAGGAGATCACGCCCGAACTGCACCGGCAGCGGGCGAACTGGTGGCTCAAGCTCAAGTGGGCGCTGTCGAACTTCCTGGTGACCGCGGTCGATTACACGGTGACGCGGCGCCTGAACTTCGGGCCAGAACGCTAGGCCGCCCGGCCGCTCGCGCGCTCAGGCTTCGTCGCGCCAGGCCCAGAACAGGGTCGCGGGGGGCACGTTGACCCATTCGAAGCCGCGGTCGATGCGGTCGAACACCGGCGCGATGAAGTCGCGAACCTTGGGGCTGAACTGATAGACCAGGAACGCGCCGCCGGGCCGGATCGCGCGCGCGGTGGCGGCGCCGATCGCATCGCCGATGCCGGGCGGAAGGGTCGAGAAAGGCAGGCCCGACAGGATGTAGTCGGCCTGCGGAAGTCCGCGTTCGCTCAGCACCTTTTCGACGTCGGTTGCGCTTGCGGTCACCGCGATCAGGCGCGGATCGTCGATTGTTTCCTTGAGGAAAGCGGTGAATTCGGGGTTGGTGTCGATGGTCACCAGCCGGGCATCCTCGGGCAGATGCTCGAGGATCACCCGGGTGAAGGTGCCGACCCCCGGGCCATATTCGACGAACAGCTTGGTCGTCGCCCAATCGACCGGTCCGAGCATCTTGTCGATCAGCCGGCGGCTCGACGGGATCACCGACCCGACCATCACCGGATTCTTGAAGAAGCCGCGCAGGAAGGCGAGCCGTTCGGATCCACCGCGACCGCGGCGGGCATGGCGACGCCGTTCCTTGATCGCGCGGGCAGAAGTGGCTTGCATGGAGGCTCCGGCTTTAGCGTCGGCAGATGGCCGGCAATGGCTCCAAGCAAATGCCCGCCGACTTGGCAAGTTCCGCGGGCTCGTTAGGAGCCGGATGATGAGCAATGTGCCGGTGAAGCGACAGAAGGTGGGCGGATCGGCGCTGACCAATCTCCATTTCCTGTTGCTCTACGCGGCGATGCTGGTGGCGGCGGCGGGCAACACCGCGCTGCAGTCGGTGATGCCCGCGATCGGCCGCGCGATCGGCATTGCCGATTTCTGGGTCGCCATCGCCTATACCTGGAGCGCGGTGCTGTGGGTGTGGCTGGCGCCGACCTGGGCGGAGAAGAGCGACCACCACGGGCGCAAGGCGCTGACCCAATTGGGGCTGGTCGGCTTCATCGTCTCGATGAGCTTGTGCGGGCTGGTGCTGATCGCGGGCCTGAAGGGGTGGACCGGCCCGGCGCTGACCTTCCTGCTGTTCGGGCTGTTCCGCGCGATCTACGGCGCGCTCGGCTGCGCCACGCCGAGTGCGACGCAGGCCTACCTGGCGGCACGGACCCGGCGTTCGGCGCGCACCGCGCAGCTGTCTGCTTTGTCCTCCTCGTTCGGCCTCGGAACGATCGTCGGACCGGCGCTTGCGCCGTTGTTCGTGCTTCCCTTCATCGGCTTGCCCGGGCCGCTGTTCGCCTTCGCCCTGATCGCGCTGGGGGTGGCGTTAGCGATCCAGTGGTGGCTGCCCGATGATCGCGGCAAGCTTGGCGACGGGCGCGGCGCGGCGATGAGCTATCCCAGCCTCGCCTCGATGATCACCGGCGCAAGCGTGCGCGCGGCGACCGCGCCGCAGCGGCAGAAAAGGCTGTCGTGGCGCGACGGACGGATCGGCCAGTGGATCGTCGCGGGAGTGGTCGCCGGCCACGCCCAGGCGGCGACGCTGACCTGCATCGGCTTCTTCATCATCGACGTGCTACGGATCGAGCCGCTGGGCGCCGAGCAGCCCATCGCCATCGTGATGATGGCCGGCGCCGGGGGCACCCTGGCGGCGCAATGGGGGTTGATCCCCAAGCTTGGCCTGGCACCCCGCGCGCTGATCGTCTGGGGATCGCTGATCGCCGCGCTGGGGCTTGGCGTCACGGCGGTGGCGAGCGACCTCTACGGGCTGGTGCTGGGGTTCGGCCTGGCCTCGATCGGTTTCGGCTTCACCCGGCCCGGCTTCACCGCCGGCGCCAGCCTCGCCGTCCCGCTTGCCGAGCAGGGCGCGGTGGCGGGCGTGATCACCAGCGCGAACGGTATCGCCTATGTGATCGCACCCGCGGCCGGGATGGCGCTCTACGCGCTCGACCCCCACCTGCCCTTCGCCATCGCCGTCCTGGTGGTCGTGGCGCTGGCCTGGTGGGGGCGCAAGCTCGGCTAGCTCTTGCCGCCCGGCTTGGGCGTCAGCATGCCCGGCGTGATGAAGCCGATGCCGCCGCGATCGGGGCGCACCGCATCGCTCTTCAGCGTGTCCGAGATGCGCTCATATTCGGTCAGCATCTCGGGCGTCACGGAAGCCCGCGTTTCCTTCAGCGCCTCGTCGAAATCGGCCATGCTGACCTCGGTGTTGGCAAGGTCGCGGCGCAGCGCGGTGAGGCCGGCGCGGCGGGTGAGGTCCTCGAGGTCGGCGCCGGTGAAGCGCTCGGTCCGGCGGGCGAGATCCTCGAGGTCGACATCGGCCGCGAGCGGCATCCGCTTGGCATGGATCGCCAGGATCCGGCGGCGGCCGGCGACGTCCGGCGGGCCGACATAGACCAGTTCGTCGAGGCGGCCCGGACGAAGCAGCGCGGGGTCGATGAGGTTGGGGCGATTGGTGGCGCCGATCAGCACTACGCCCTGTAATTCCTCCAGCCCGTCCATTTCGGCGAGGATGGTGTTGACCACCCGCTCGGTCACCTGCGGCTCGCCCATGCCGCCGCCACGCGCGGGGACCAGGCTGTCCAGTTCGTCGATGAAGATCACCGTCGGCGCGACCTGCCGGGCGCGGGCGAACAGGCGGCTGATCTGCTGCTCGCTTTCGCCATACCATTTGCTGAGGAGGTCGGACGACTTGATGGCGATAAAATTGGCCTGGCTTTCGCGTGCGGCGGCCTTGGCCAGCAAGGTCTTGCCGGTGCCGGGCGGGCCATAGAGCAGGAAGCCCTTGGCCGGACGGATGCCGAGCCGCTTGAAGGCGTCGGCATGCTTGAGCGGAAGCTCGATGCCTTCCTTCAATTTGTCCGCCGCGGCATCGAGGCCGCCGACATCGTCCCAGCCAACGGTCGGGACCTGCACCATCACCTCGCGCATGGCCGAGGGCTGGACCCGCTTCAGCGCATTGTCGAAATCGCTTGCGAGCACGCTCAGCCGGTCGAGCACCTCGGTCGGGATGGTCCCGTCGGCAAGGTTCAGTTCGGGCATGATCCGCCGCACCGCTTCAAGCGCCGCCTCGCGGGTCAGCGCGGCGAGGTCGGCACCAACGAAGCCGTAGGTGCGCCGCGACAAGCCATCGAGGTCGACGCCCTCGTCCAGCGGCATGCCGCGGGTGTGGATTCCGAGGATCTCGCGGCGGCCGGTTTCGTCGGGAACGCCGACCACGATCTCGCGGTCGAAGCGGCCCGGGCGGCGAAGCGCCTCGTCGATCGCGTCGGGGCGGTTGGTGGCGGCGATCACGACCAGGTTCTGGCGCGGTTCAAGCCCGTCCATCAGCGTCAGCAGCTGGGCGACCAGCCGCTTTTCCGCTTCGCCGGTGACCTTGTCGCGCTTGGGCGCGATCGAATCGATCTCGTCGATGAAGATGATCGAGGGCGCGGCCTGGCCGGCTTCCTCGAACAGCTCGCGCAGCTTCTTCTCCGATTCGCCATAGGCCGAGCCCATGATCTCGGGCCCGGCGATGTGGAAGAACTGGGCGTCGCTTTCGTTGGCGACCGCGCGTGCCAGCCGGGTCTTGCCGGTGCCGGGGGGCCCGTGCAGCAGCACGCCCTTGGGCGGATCGACGCCCAGCCGCTGGAACAGCTCGGGATGGCGCAGCGGAAGCTCGACCATCTCGCGCAGCGCGTCGATGGTGGCGCGCATGCCGCCGAGGTCGTCGTAGGTGACGTCGGCGCGGCGCTCGCCATGCTGCTCGGTATATTCGGGCAGGAGCTCTACCACGGTGCTGGCGTCGATGTGGACGATCCCGCGCGGGGTGGTGCTGACGACGCTGAGGCGGATTTCCTGCAGCGCGAAGGCGGGGGCATTGAGCAATTGCCGGACATGGTCGGGCATGTCGGCGTTGACCCGCTGGTGCCCGGCGGTGGCGATGGTGTCGCCGCTGGTCAGCGGACGCCCGGCGAAGCTGCGCTTCAGCGCTTCGGACGAGCCCTGCAGGCGGATGTTGTTCTGGGCCGGGGCGAACACCACCCGGGTCGCGGGCTTGGACTGGGCGACGCGCACCTCGACATAGTCGCCCGCGCCGACCCCGGCATTGGCGCGCTGCAGTCCGTCGAGGCGGATGATGTCGAGCCCTTCGTCGTCGCCATAGGGCCGCACCGCCAGCGCGGGGGTGGTGCGCTTGCCCTCGATCTCGATCACGTCGCCGTCCGACAGGCCAAGCTGGTCCATGATCGAGCGCGGCACCCGCGCGATCCCGCGGCCGCTGTCGGCGGGGGGCAGGTTGGCCACCTGCAGGCGGCGAATTTCGGTGTCCACGTCAGCCATTCATTGCTCCTCAGCTCCGCCAACGGCGAAGGTCCATCGCGGTTCAACGTGGGTGGAGGCCCGTCCAGAAAAAAGGGTAGCCGCCTACTTTAGCGCTCCGGCGATGCGGCGGATGAGGGCGCGCGGCAGGAACCGGGCGCCCTGCGCGCCGACCTTGTTCATCGCGCCGGGAATGACGATCGCCCTGTTCGCCGACAGTGCGGCGAGCCCGGCGGCGACGACCGGGCCGGGCCGTTCGGACAATTTCTCGAACGCGTCGCCGAGCTTCGGTTCGAACCCCGCCAGCTCACCGAATTCGGTGCTGGTCGGTCCCGGGCAAAGCGCGGTGACGTGTACGCCGGTGCCGCGCACTTCCTCGTGCAGCGCTTCGGTGAAGCTCAGCACAAAGGCCTTGGTCGCGAAATAGACGCCCATCCCGGGACCGGGCTGGAAGGCGGCGGTGGAGGCGACGTTGAGGATCCCCCCGCGGCCGCGTTCGATCATCGCGGGAAGGACGCCGCGGGTCAGTTCGGTCAGCACGCCGCAATTGAGGTCGATCATCTCCCGCAGCCGCCGCCCGTCTTGCTGCGCGATCCGTCCATGCAGCCCGAAACCGGCATTGTTGACCAGGCAGTCGACATGCTCGCCATGCGCGGCGACGTCGGCCAGCAGCCGGTCGGCGGCATCGGCTTGCGACAGGTCGAGGGCGACGGCCCGGGCGTTGCCGAGTTCGGCGGCAAGCGCCTCGATCCGGTCCCTGCGGCGGGCGACCAGCACCAGCCGGGCACCGGTGGCGGAAAGCTGGCGGGCGAAATGGACACCGAGGCCGGCCGATGCGCCGGTGATGAGAACGATGGGTGAGCTCATGGGGCAGGCTCCTCTGGCGCCGGACCGTCGGCTGTGAGACACTGGCGCCCGCTAGACGACAAGGGGGGCCCAAGTCGATGCAAGCGACTCCGACCGCGCCGATACAGGCGTCCGAGCGTCACCACATCCTCGATGCGTTGCGCGGCTGGGCGCTGGCCGGCGTGCTGCTGGCCAACATGGTCGTGTTCATCGGCTTCGGTTACGCCTCCGAGCCGGAGCGTGCCGCGGGGCTTGGCAGCGGGCTCAACGACCTCGCAGAGCTGCTGATCGAATGGCTGGTGGTGGGCAAGTTCTACTCGCTCTTCTCGCTTCTGTTCGGGATCGGCTTCGCGGTGCAGCTGGCCCGGCTGGAGGAAAGGGGCGAAGGGGCGGCGCGCTATATCAGGCGGCTGGCGATGCTGTTCCTGATCGGGCTGGCCCACCTGTTGCTGCTGTGGATGGGCGACATCCTTGCGCTGTACGCACTGATGGGCGGAGTATTGCTGCTGTTCCGCCGCGCGAGCGACCGTGCGCTGATCCGCTGGGCGGTGGCGCTGTGGCTGGTTCCGGTCGGCTGGTCGGCGCTGATCCACTTCGCCGGGATTAACCTGGCCGGTCCGATCTACGGCGCGGCGATGCAGGGCTTCGCGGCCGGCGGGGTCGACCTCAAGATGAGCCCGGCGACTTGGTTCAACGGCGCGGATTATCTCGACCAGCTGGCGCTGCATCCGACCGAAATGCTGCTGCGGATCGCCGACCTCACCTACCAGATGCGGCCCGCCAAGGTGCTCGGCATGTTCCTGATCGGATTGTGGATCGGCCGGCGCGGCCTCTTCGCGGCGAGCCCGGCGATGCGGCCGCTGCTGGTGCGGAGCGCGCGGATCGGGATCGGGATCGGGCTGCCGCTGGCCTTCGTGCGGGCGGTTCTGCACATGACGGCGGGCGAGAACGGAGCGCTGCGGTTCGCCGAGGAAGCGCTCTATTGCGTGTCGACGCCGCTGCTCGCGCTGGGTTATGCCGCCGCCTTCACCTTGCTGTGGAACGGCGGCGCGCCAAAGGTGCTGGGATGGCCGGCGGCGGCGGGGCGGATGGCGCTTACCAACTACCTGTCGCAGTCGTTGATCCAGACCCTGCTGTTCACCGGCGCCGGCCTGGCGCTGGGCAATGTGTTCGGGCTGGCGTTCGTGCTGCCGATCACGGCGGCGATCTTCGGGTGCCAGGTTGCCTTCAGCCGCTGGTGGCTGGCGCGGTTCCGCTTCGGACCGGGGGAATGGCTGTGGCGCAGCGCGACCTACGGCCGGGCGCAGCCGATGCGGCTGGCCCGGCCCGGAGGAATTGCGGCCGCTTAGGCGACGGTCGCCTTGACGATGGTGCCGGGCGCGCGCGGCGGCTCGCCGACCGGAAGCGCGTCGACATGCTCCATGCCGCTCTCGACCTGGCCCCAGACGGTGTACTGCTTGTCGAGGAAGCGGGCATCGTCAAAGCAGATGAAGAACTGGCTGTTGGCGGTGTTGGGCTGGTTGGTGCGCGCCATCGAGCAGGTGCCGCGCACGTGCGGCTCGGCGTTGAACTCAGCCTTGAGGTCGGGGAGGTCGCTGCCGCCCATGCCGGTGCCGGTCGGGTCACCGCCCTGCGCCATGAAGCCGGGGATGACGCGGTGGAACTCGACCCCGTCGTAGAAGCCCTGCCCGGCAAGCTGCGCGATGCGCTCGACATGGCCGGGCGCGAGGTCGGGGCGCAGCTTAATCACGACGTCGCCGCCGCTGGACAGGGTGAGGGTGAGGGTCTGGGGCGCGTCGGCCATACTCAATGCTCCTGTTGGGAAGGGTTGCCGGGCACTTAGGGGTTGAGACGGTGCAGCGCTACCCCGAGGGGTGACAAGCGCAGCGGTCCGTGACAGGAGCGGCGCGGGCATCACCTAGGGTAACAAGCGGGAGGCAAGAGCATGAGCGAGCGCGATCCGCTTGATGCCGTGCTGACCGCGGACCTTGCGCCCGATCAGGCTGTGGATGCCGAGGTGCTGGATGCCGAGGACCGGCTCCGCCCCGACTTCGTCGAGCGGGTGCTCGACGCGGTCGATGCCGGCGATGCCGAAACCGCCCGGACGCTGGTCGAGCCGCTCCACCCCGCAGACGTCGCCGACCTCATCGAGCTTGCCCGCGCCGACGAGCGCGAAGGGCTGGTGGCGGCGCTGGCCGGGCTGGTCGATGCCGAGGTGCTGGCCGAGCTCAATGAGCACGTGCGCGAGATCCTCGTCTCCGAAATGTCGCCGGAGCGGGTGGCCGAGCTTGCTGGCGAGCTCGACACCGACGACGCCGTCGCGATCATCGAGGATCTCGAGGAGGACGACCAGCGTGCGGTGCTTCGGGCGATGGAGCCCGACGACCGCGCGGCGATCGAGGAAGCGCTCACCTACGGCGAGGAGACCGCCGGCCGTCTGATGCAGCGCGACCTGATCGCGGTGCCGGAACATTGGAACGTCGGTCAGGTGATCGATTATCTCCGCTCGGACGCGGAGCTGGCCAACGATTTCTGGGAAGTGTTCGTGGTGTCGCCCAGCCACCATCCGGTCGGCACCTGCAAGCTGTCGGTTATCCTCCGCTCGCCCCGGGCCACCAGCGTCGCCGACATCATGGCGCTGGAGCAGACCCTGATCCCGGTCGACATGGACCAGGAAGACGTCGCGCTGCGGTTCCAGAAATATGCGCTGGTTTCAGCCGCGGTGATCGACGCGAGCGGGCGGCTGGTCGGCATGATTACTGTCGACGACATCGTCCACATCATCCAGGCCGAGGCGAGCGAAGACGTGCTGTTGCTGTCCGGCGCAGGCGAGGGCGACATCAACGAGCCGGTGCTCGACAGCTACAAGGCGCGCGTCCGGTGGTTGATCGCCAATCTGCTGACGGCGTTGCTCGCCTCCACAATCATCCGCCTGTTCGAAGGCTCGATCGAGCGGCTGGCGATCCTTGCCGCGCTGATGCCGATCGTCGCGGGCGTCGGCGGCAATGCCGGGACCCAGACGCTGGCGGTGACCGTGCGCGCACTCGCCACCAACCAGCTGACCGGCTCCAACCGCTGGCGCGCGGTCGGGCGCGAGATGCGGGTGGCACTGATGAACGGGCTGACCGTCGCGACCCTGGTCGGGATTGCGGTGACGCTGATCCTCGGCTCAGGGCAGCTCGGCGGGGTGATCGCCGCGGCGATGCTGTTCAACGTTCTGATCGCGGGCTTCGCGGGCGTGCTGGTGCCGCTGACCATGGAGCGGTGGGGCGCAGACCCGGCGGTGGCGAGCTCGATCTTCGTCACCATGGTGACCGATTCGATGGGCTTCCTGCTGTTCCTCGGCCTTGCGACCGCGGTTGGCCTGACCGGGTGACCTTGGCGCAAGCCCTTCCACCAACTACTTATTCCAGCGTGCCGTTACATTTGACCAAGGTCGCCGTTGGCTGCCGCACCATCGAATCGCTCGAGAAGAGGATCGCCACGCGGGCGTCGGGCGGCGAGATGCGGGTGGTGACCCGGATGCGGCCCAAGCGAATGGCCGAGATCGTCGAGGGCGGCGCGCTCTACTGGATCGTCAAGCACCGGCTGGTCGGCTGCCAGACCATCCTTCGCTTTGAGGATCGCACCGACGGGCGGCTCGACATCGTCTGCGCCGACCACCTGCTGGCGATCCCGCAAACCCCCAAGCGCGGGCACCAGGGCTGGCGCTACCTGGCGCATGAGGACGCACCGCGACCGGGCGACAATGACGACAGCGGGCTCAGCCTGCTGCCGCCCTCGCTCTATGGACGATTGTCCGCCCTGGCCCTGCTCTAGCGCGGCAGGGGCAGGCGGCGGACGGGCGGCTTACATGCCCTGCTTGAAGCCCTTGCCCTGCAGCTCTTCGTAATTGGCCTTGTTGTCCTCGCGGCTCTCCTGCCACTGAGCGCGCGACATGCAGACCCGCTCGTACCGGGCGTTGGAGCCGGTCACCGGCACGCGGCGGCAGACGATCTTGTCGGTGACGGCGTTCATGGCGACGGTCTTGGTCGAGGCGGCGACCCCGGCCGGAAGCGTCCAGGCGATCTCACCCCGGTGGGTGCTGCTGCCCGATCCGACGCCCGCGTTGGTGCCGAACGCCGCATGCTGGGTGATCACGGTGCAGGTTTCCGCATCGAGGCGCGGAAAGCCGCTGCTCTTCACGACCTGGCAGGACGTCGGATGGCCGGCCTTGTCGAGCGCTACCTCGAACCCGACCACGCCCTGCTCGCCAGCGGCAAGGGCGCGCGGCGGGTAGAGCTTCTGGAGGACCGCGGCATTGCCGATATCCGTGCGCGCCGTCTCAGCCATCGCGGGCATGGTGGTGGCGAGGGTGAGGGCGAGTACGGCAACAACACGCATGACAGTCTCCGGAGTAATGGGTTCGATCTTGGGAAGTGTGTCGAAGAGCTGGTGAAGCGGGACGAGCCCGCCCGGGCTTACATGCCCTGCTTCCACCCCTTGCCCTGAAGTTCCTCGAAATTGGCCTTGCTGTCCAGCCGCGCTTCATCCCACTGCGCGGGGGTCATGCAGACACGTTCGTACCCGGCGATGGTGCCGGACTTGACGAAGCGCCGGCAGGTGACCTTGGCGGGCGCCTGGACGACGGCCGCAGCGAGCTTGGAGGCGACGGCGCCGGACGGCAGGGTCCAGGCGATCGTGCCCTTGTGCGTGCTGGAGCGCGATCCGACGCCCTCGTTGGTGCCGAACACCGCATGCTGCGTGATGACGGTGCAGGTTTCCTCGTCGAGCCGCGGGAAGCCGCTGGACTGGGTCACCTGGCAGGAGGTTGGATGGCCCGCCTTATCGAGCGCGACTTCGAAACCCACCACGCCTTGCTCGCCGGCGGCAAGTGCGCGTGCCGGGTAGAGCTTCTGGATCACCGCCGCGTTCTCGAGGTCGGCGCGCTGCGCCTGGGCGGCGAAGGGGACCGCGATGGTCAGCGCAAGTCCAAGAAGAAGGGTTCGACTCATCACGGGCCTCCAGTGATTACCGATGCTACAATAACCGAGATTAGATTGTTTGAGAATATCATCGGCAACCGCTGACGGTGGCGGCGCCGGTGACCTTCTGGATGCAGGCGACCGGGCTTTGCAGGGTGACGGTGGCGGCCCCGCTGGCGGTGAGGTTGACGGTGCGGC
Coding sequences within it:
- the rpoZ gene encoding DNA-directed RNA polymerase subunit omega — encoded protein: MARVTVEDCVDKVSNRFDLVLLAAQRARQISGGADLTIDRDRDKNPVVALREIAEETVRPKELNESLISSLQRVQIDEEDATDELASLSESAEALRLTAAAPPRPTPSGGDYE
- a CDS encoding MFS transporter, translating into MSNVPVKRQKVGGSALTNLHFLLLYAAMLVAAAGNTALQSVMPAIGRAIGIADFWVAIAYTWSAVLWVWLAPTWAEKSDHHGRKALTQLGLVGFIVSMSLCGLVLIAGLKGWTGPALTFLLFGLFRAIYGALGCATPSATQAYLAARTRRSARTAQLSALSSSFGLGTIVGPALAPLFVLPFIGLPGPLFAFALIALGVALAIQWWLPDDRGKLGDGRGAAMSYPSLASMITGASVRAATAPQRQKRLSWRDGRIGQWIVAGVVAGHAQAATLTCIGFFIIDVLRIEPLGAEQPIAIVMMAGAGGTLAAQWGLIPKLGLAPRALIVWGSLIAALGLGVTAVASDLYGLVLGFGLASIGFGFTRPGFTAGASLAVPLAEQGAVAGVITSANGIAYVIAPAAGMALYALDPHLPFAIAVLVVVALAWWGRKLG
- a CDS encoding class I SAM-dependent methyltransferase, with amino-acid sequence MQATSARAIKERRRHARRGRGGSERLAFLRGFFKNPVMVGSVIPSSRRLIDKMLGPVDWATTKLFVEYGPGVGTFTRVILEHLPEDARLVTIDTNPEFTAFLKETIDDPRLIAVTASATDVEKVLSERGLPQADYILSGLPFSTLPPGIGDAIGAATARAIRPGGAFLVYQFSPKVRDFIAPVFDRIDRGFEWVNVPPATLFWAWRDEA
- a CDS encoding phospholipase D-like domain-containing protein, giving the protein MSDLLEHPVVTAPAVTAEVAGNRLTLVESGTERLKLLLRLIDGATRSVRLLFYMMDADAVGEAVRDALVRAATRGCAVTVILDGFGSDIPSDFFDPLKQAGGSSCLFNPRIGVRYLLRNHQKLVVIDDREAITGGANLTVDYMSDQSPDRWRDLWLHVEGPAVRAAARYYDALHGWTVRTGPKLRELRRLLHRHSQRKGALQWQYTGPVRRGHPWTFGVARDLAAASSLDMIAAYFSPPFAMLRRLRRLGRRGQVRIITAARSDNNATIGAARHTYRGLLRHGVRMFEYQPEKLHTKLLVMDDVVHIGSANFDFRSLYLNLEMMLRVEDAGFAAQLRDYFERQLAEAQEITPELHRQRANWWLKLKWALSNFLVTAVDYTVTRRLNFGPER
- a CDS encoding helix-turn-helix domain-containing protein, which translates into the protein MTARDADLVAAFQASSDACPIPEAVAIIGERWTCLIIRASLLGLCHFEEFQACLGIARNILSDRLGRLVAAGILARTPDPADGRRVIYALTERGAALVPVFVAMRQWALDAGLGKPGLPTLADRRHRQPVEGVAIVAHDGRSLAIDDLMWLGPDGEELVTPGASRDSRAVAA
- a CDS encoding CDC48 family AAA ATPase, which translates into the protein MADVDTEIRRLQVANLPPADSGRGIARVPRSIMDQLGLSDGDVIEIEGKRTTPALAVRPYGDDEGLDIIRLDGLQRANAGVGAGDYVEVRVAQSKPATRVVFAPAQNNIRLQGSSEALKRSFAGRPLTSGDTIATAGHQRVNADMPDHVRQLLNAPAFALQEIRLSVVSTTPRGIVHIDASTVVELLPEYTEQHGERRADVTYDDLGGMRATIDALREMVELPLRHPELFQRLGVDPPKGVLLHGPPGTGKTRLARAVANESDAQFFHIAGPEIMGSAYGESEKKLRELFEEAGQAAPSIIFIDEIDSIAPKRDKVTGEAEKRLVAQLLTLMDGLEPRQNLVVIAATNRPDAIDEALRRPGRFDREIVVGVPDETGRREILGIHTRGMPLDEGVDLDGLSRRTYGFVGADLAALTREAALEAVRRIMPELNLADGTIPTEVLDRLSVLASDFDNALKRVQPSAMREVMVQVPTVGWDDVGGLDAAADKLKEGIELPLKHADAFKRLGIRPAKGFLLYGPPGTGKTLLAKAAARESQANFIAIKSSDLLSKWYGESEQQISRLFARARQVAPTVIFIDELDSLVPARGGGMGEPQVTERVVNTILAEMDGLEELQGVVLIGATNRPNLIDPALLRPGRLDELVYVGPPDVAGRRRILAIHAKRMPLAADVDLEDLARRTERFTGADLEDLTRRAGLTALRRDLANTEVSMADFDEALKETRASVTPEMLTEYERISDTLKSDAVRPDRGGIGFITPGMLTPKPGGKS